The Halotia branconii CENA392 region GACCAGTCGTCATAGTAGTAGCCAAATTAATGGCCATCTGAGTAATTGGGATGGTTTAGACATGCACGGTAAAATCGGTATTTTAGGCAATGGCACTGGTTCAATGATGGCAACATTTGATTTAGTTGTCGGTGCTGGCGGTAAGCCTGGGATCTGTCTAAATTTACGTCATGCTTTCCTCACCGATACCTTACCCACTACCTTTTGCGATCGCCTCACAAAAGGGCTAAGTATTTTGGCTGCTGACAAAAGCACTCAGGTAATATTAATTAATCTCCTAGGTAGCATTCCTCAAGCAGAGGAAGTAGCTAAAGTCATTGCTAAATTTGTGCAACACGAAACCAGCGAACTGACATCACAGGTTGTAACCACTAATAGCAATGGCAACAAAAGCCGTCAGCAGTATCACACTCCTCATGTAGTTGTACGTCTTGCTGGTTCTGAGTTTAATATGGCTAAGGATGGTTTAGCTACATTAAAAACTCAGAGTAATGCATTGGTAATGGTGGAAAATTTAGATGAGGCAGTGGCAGAAGCAGTCCGTTTTACCAAACCAGTTGCCGCCAAAAAAAGATCAGCTACCCGATAGCTAGCTCCTAGTCCCTAGTCCCCTTTTAAAACATCGGGTTCCCAAATATACCAAAATATTTTATGAACTTAACGCCAGACAGCAAAGTATTAATCCAAGGCTTTAGTGAATTTATTTCAGCAACTCATATTGCTCAAATGAAAGCTTATGGTACAAATTTAGTTGCTGGTGTCAATCCCGGATCTGGAGGACAGCAACTATACGATCTGCCAATATTCGACTTGGTAGAAGAGGTAGTAGAGCAATTTGGCGCTATTGATACGACAATTATTTGTGTACATCCCTACCAAGTTCTGGATGCCGCACTAGAAGCGATCGCTTCTCATATTCGCCAAATTATCATTATTTCTGCTGGTGTACCGCCTTTAGATATGGTGCAATTACTTCGCAAAGCCGAAGCAGGTGAAACTTTAATAGTAGGGCCTAACAGTCCTGGGATTATCGTACCAGGAAAAATTCTCTTAGGTACTCAGCCAAGCGAATTTTATACACCTGGTTCCGTGGGCATTGTCAGTCGCAGCAGCACCCTAACATACGAAGTTGCTTGGGAATTAACAAAAGCTGGTTTGGGGCAATCGATTAGTGTCAGCATTGGTAGTGATGCGATCGTTGGTTCATCGTTTTTGCAATGGATGCAAATTCTCGATGAAGATGAAACCACAGAGGCGATCGTTTTAGTTGGTCAACCAGGCGGTGATAGTGAAGAAGCGGCAGCACGTTATATTACCGAGGCAATTGATAAACCAGTAGTTGCCTATATTGCAGGTAGACAAGCACCAGCAATTAAAAACTGGCGACAAACAGGGAATTTAGCAACAGTGATAGGACGCGCTCCTAATTTTGGCACAGCCCAAAGTAAATTAGCTGCTTTCCAAGCAGCAGATGTACCTGTCGCTGAACGTCCTTCTCAAATTTCAGAATTGTTAAAAAAGGCGATTCATTAATTTAAAATGGGCGTTGGGCATGGGGCATGGGGCATAGACAGTTATCAGTTATCACTTTTCACTTCCAGCAGCAGTAGTGGCGGGTAATGTCGAAATGAAATTTTCCTTGATTTTTCATGTCTTTGGAGTTTTAAGGTGATTTTTGGCATGACTCAAGTTATTTAATTAGTGAAAATTGGGCAAACTAATACTAAATCAAATTTAAAGTGCGGAATGGTGCAAAACATCAGGATAAATCTACCCGTTCCGTTTGTTTGAACGCACTTTTACCCAAACACTTATAGCCTGCTTACTGTACAGGTGTCATACACGATTGTTGAATATTGGAGTCGAATTTTCTATGTCAGACCCCAACATTGGTCGCTTACTCGTTAAACGCTATCAGCTTCAAGAGTTAATCGGGACTGGAGCTATGGGTAGAGTTTATCGTGCTAAAGATATTTTGTTGGGAGGTGTACCTGTTGCGGTGAAGTTTCTCGCCTTGTCTATACAAAATGAAAAAATCCGGTTGCAAGAACGCTTTGAGCGAGAAGCCAAAACTTGTGCCTTACTAGGGCAAAAGAGCATCCATATTGTTCGAGTTATGGACTATGGCGTAGACGAAAATAATACTCCGTTCTATGTGATGGAATACCTGCATGGACATAGCCTCAACAATATTATCCGCCAGCAAAATCTATCGGTACTAAGATTTCTCAGTATCGCGCGTCAAATCAGCTTAGGTTTGCAGTGCGCTCATAATGGTATCCCAGTTGATGGCACAATCTACCCTATTATTCATCGTGATATTAAGCCCAGCAATATGCTGGTGATTCAAGACCCTAGTTTTGGGGAGTTGGTCAAGGTTTTAGATTTTGGAATTGCGAAGTTACTTCAAGCAAATAGCGACCAGACGAAATACTATTTAGGAACTTTGGCTTATTCTTCTCCTGAACAAATGGAGGGCAAAGAATTAGATAACCGTTCTGATATTTATAGTTTGGGCGTGATGATGTTTGAGATGCTTACAGGCAAGATGCCATTAGTAGCACCAACTCACTCCTTCGGTGCATGGTATAAAACACATCACACTCAACCGCCCCGTACTTTTGCTGAGGTTGCACCTAACTTGCAAATTCCCAAGGAAGTGCAAAATTTAGTGATGAGTTGTCTAGCTAAAACCAGAGACGATCGCCCCCAAACTATCAATAAAATTCTCCAGGTTTTAGAATCTCTAGAACAACATTACCGCACCCAGGCAACTCCACAAAGCAATACATCTACTCGTACCCTGACAATTAAGGCTGAGATTGAGCCGAAGACCAGTCCTGATTTACAAGTATCGCCCGATGAAATTGCTCGCGCTACTGCCTGGCCTGAAAATAAACCTATTGCGGATATTGTTTTCCCCCAGTTTATTGATGCTCATGGGGAGGCTTTACCAGCACTCTGGATTATGCTGCCGCAGCAAGAAATTATCAAACGCTTCGTCTGCAAACGTTATAATCAGTTTCTTTTCATCACTACACCTCATCCCATGTTGTTATGGATTACCGTCATCTACAACCGTAAGTATGGTGCTAAATGGTTGCCTTACTATCTCGATCTCAAAACTAGTCTTGGTCAAGAAATTACTTATTCACTAGGACACACAGGTTCTTACCGTCTGTTATTTTTTGCCCGCGAGACACCAAGTCGCTGTTCTCATGTCTTACTTGTCAGCATTGCTTCTGCTCAATGTCAACGACTGCAAGAATGGGTCAAAGCAGGCAAAACATTAATTTCAGTGGCTGATCCCCAGATGAGTAAAAACTTACTCAAAAGCGAGTACGAAAAGATTAAACCTCACATCTTGGCAAAATTGGAAGCAGTTCATACAGATTCCCACTTTAATCTTTCAAGGTAACTGAAACTTTTGGAGATTTTCAAAACCTTCGTAGGCATGATATCATGTGCGGCTTATTAGTTATGAATCCCGCATCTGTGCAAAAACCTGAAAACTCTTTCTCCCCCTGCGGTCTTAGATGATAAGTCTTTACCCGAACACGATATGAAGGGTTATTTTACACAATTAAGCAAACTCTTACACTTGACTATTGCCTCAAGATTTCTACAATATATAAAGAATAATTACAATTTGTGAAAAAAGCGTTTGTATCGCTTTTGGTCAAGACAGTGTTGCTAAATTGATCAAATTATTTTGGCACTTTGACAATGCGATCGCCTAACCCAAAAGAAACATCTGCATCTTGCAGAAACGCTTACTTCTTATTGACAAATCCTGTTTGCCGACAAAAGGTTTCTTAAAATGACACAACCACAACCAACAATAACGCCCAAACTAGAAGATCCTAAATTTGGCTTCAACGAATATGCTGAACGATTGAATGGTAGAGCCGCAATGATTGGCTTTGCCTTATTGGTGGTGATTGAATACGTCACTAATCAAGGCGTGCTATCATGGCTCGGTCTGAAATAGTGCCATCGTCAAGCACAGGCATGTAAGTTGTAAGCTAGTAATTAGAAGAGTTTTAACCAGTTGGAACACCCAGCTGGTTTTGACTATTATCAATTGATAGCGAACTACCTCGCCCAATTTGCCGTCTGGTAACTAGGAGGGTACACCAGAGAGTGTGAGTATTAACTTAAACTTGCAAATAATATACGCAAAAGGGTTAATAACCACACTTGCTACTTTACTGAAGAACATTATAATATTTTGATGCTTCTTTATATTAGAAGGGCAACTCTCAGGTGGGGTATTCTCGGTAAATTGACACAAAAGGTTATCTGGACAAACCAAGCCGTGATGAATGCTGTATTACCTCGTTTTTTGAAGTCAACCTATAGAAAAGAACCATTAATCAGTGTATTAATAACGATAGGTGTGGTAGATGCCCTGATTGGTGGATTAGATGATAGCTGGTCATTGTTCGCTTTTGGCTTGGGTATGACAGGTGTGACCCTTGTCTTTAAGTTGTGGCGTATCCAGCAACGTCGTCCTCTTCCAGAGGAGCCTGTAGTGCAACATTATTTGCCTTCTCGCTCATCTAGTCCTACTCTACCCATGCTGACTATTCCTAAGAAAAAAGGGACTAAGGACTAGGAATTAGGGACTAGGGACTAGTCTATATAAAGTAGAAGCTTTGTCTCAAAAATCGGGACTTTAGCTGACTAGTGTTGGTGAGTTATAACGTGTGAAAATCTGATTGATATAACTGTTTTAAAAGTGAGGCAAACTTGTGAGGAGTGAGGGAAAAGGTGGTGGAGGTAATTGCGTACTATGTCCGTATGTGATCTTGGCATTGGTTGCAGCAGCTACCCTTCCAGTCGTTCTCTGGCAAGGGTTTGGTATTCATGTTGCTCGTGCTGCTTTGGAAGTAGTACCAAATTTTCCTAATCGCACCAGCTTTGCTAATCCCCAGCTATTTTACTCTCTTGTCGGACATAGAGGAACTGTTAAATCTTTGGCTTTTAGTCCAAATAGCAAAATTTTAGCTAGTGGCGGTGCTGACAACGAAGGGGTAATCCGTTTGTGGAATCTAGAAACTGGTAAAAAAGCGGGGAATATCAGTAAAGCACACAAAGCCTCTGTGGAATCTTTGGTAATTTCGCCAGATGGTCAAACCCTAGCCAGCTGTAGCAATGACAACACAATTAACCTATGGAATCTGAAAAATAATAAATTTAGTCGTTCCTTTGTAGGACACACTAGTAATGTATTATCTTTAGCTGTATCTCCCGATAGTAAGATTCTCGTTAGTG contains the following coding sequences:
- a CDS encoding serine/threonine-protein kinase, which produces MSDPNIGRLLVKRYQLQELIGTGAMGRVYRAKDILLGGVPVAVKFLALSIQNEKIRLQERFEREAKTCALLGQKSIHIVRVMDYGVDENNTPFYVMEYLHGHSLNNIIRQQNLSVLRFLSIARQISLGLQCAHNGIPVDGTIYPIIHRDIKPSNMLVIQDPSFGELVKVLDFGIAKLLQANSDQTKYYLGTLAYSSPEQMEGKELDNRSDIYSLGVMMFEMLTGKMPLVAPTHSFGAWYKTHHTQPPRTFAEVAPNLQIPKEVQNLVMSCLAKTRDDRPQTINKILQVLESLEQHYRTQATPQSNTSTRTLTIKAEIEPKTSPDLQVSPDEIARATAWPENKPIADIVFPQFIDAHGEALPALWIMLPQQEIIKRFVCKRYNQFLFITTPHPMLLWITVIYNRKYGAKWLPYYLDLKTSLGQEITYSLGHTGSYRLLFFARETPSRCSHVLLVSIASAQCQRLQEWVKAGKTLISVADPQMSKNLLKSEYEKIKPHILAKLEAVHTDSHFNLSR
- a CDS encoding succinate--CoA ligase subunit alpha produces the protein MNLTPDSKVLIQGFSEFISATHIAQMKAYGTNLVAGVNPGSGGQQLYDLPIFDLVEEVVEQFGAIDTTIICVHPYQVLDAALEAIASHIRQIIIISAGVPPLDMVQLLRKAEAGETLIVGPNSPGIIVPGKILLGTQPSEFYTPGSVGIVSRSSTLTYEVAWELTKAGLGQSISVSIGSDAIVGSSFLQWMQILDEDETTEAIVLVGQPGGDSEEAAARYITEAIDKPVVAYIAGRQAPAIKNWRQTGNLATVIGRAPNFGTAQSKLAAFQAADVPVAERPSQISELLKKAIH